In Camarhynchus parvulus chromosome Z, STF_HiC, whole genome shotgun sequence, a genomic segment contains:
- the RNF165 gene encoding E3 ubiquitin-protein ligase RNF165 isoform X2, translating into MVLVHVGYLVLPVFGSVRNRGAPFQRSQHPHATSCRHFHLGPQPQLSADFALPHAVQSQPGLAPHMAPAHQHSGALHQPLPPVPALPFQDVAGPSFLPQALHQQYLLQQQLLEAQHRRLMPHPRRAQERMSVQPHRLHPSFDFSHQLQTPQPMGPQPRYLAEGTDWDLSVDAGLTHAQFQVRPVPQPYQHYLATPRVHHFPRSTSSTQVVVHEIRNYPYPQLQLLALQGLNPSRHTSAVRESYERRPQEGKAEQDDGEESDTDEKCTICLSMLEDGEDVRRLPCMHLFHQVCVDQWLATSKKCPICRVDIETQLGSDS; encoded by the exons GTGCTCCCTTTCAAAGGTCTCAGCATCCCCATGCTACCTCCTGCCGGCACTTCCACCTGGGTCCCCAGCCTCAGCTCTCGGCCGACTTCGCCCTGCCTCACGCGGTGCAGTCGCAGCCGGGGCTGGCTCCCCACATGGCCCCCGCGCACCAGCACAGCGGCGCCCTGCACCAGCCCCTGCCGCCCGTGCCCGCCCTGCCCTTCCAAGACGTGGCCGGGCCCTCCTTCCTACCTCAGGCGCTTCACCAGCAAtacctcctccagcagcagctcctcgaGGCGCAGCACCGCCGGCTCATGCCCCATCCCAG gcGGGCCCAAGAGCGCATGTCTGTCCAGCCTCACCGCCTACACCCCAGCTTCGACTTCAGCCACCAACTGCAGACTCCACAACCCATGGGCCCCCAGCCCAGGTATCTGGCAGAGGGCACGGACTG GGACCTCAGCGTGGACGCGGGGCTGACCCACGCCCAGTTCCAGGTCCGGCCGGTGCCCCAGCCCTATCAGCATTACTTGGCCACTCCTCGGGTGCACCACTTCCCCAGAAGCACATCCTCAACCCAGGTG GTTGTTCATGAAATCAGAAATTACCCTTACCCTCAGCTTCAGCTGCTTGCTCTTCAGGGACTGAACCCAAGCAGGCACACATCCGCTGTGCGGGAGAGCTATGAA AGAAGACCACAGGAAGGCAAAGCTGAGCAAGACGATGGCGAGGAGTCAGATACCGACGAGAAATGCACAATCTGTCTGTCCATGCTTGAAGACGGAGAGGATGTCAG gcGGTTGCCCTGTATGCATCTCTTTCACCAAGTGTGCGTGGACCAGTGGCTGGCCACCAGCAAGAAGTGCCCGATCTGCAGGGTGGACATTGAAACACAGCTCGGCTCGGACAGCTGA
- the RNF165 gene encoding E3 ubiquitin-protein ligase RNF165 isoform X1: protein MVLVHVGYLVLPVFGSVRNRGAPFQRSQHPHATSCRHFHLGPQPQLSADFALPHAVQSQPGLAPHMAPAHQHSGALHQPLPPVPALPFQDVAGPSFLPQALHQQYLLQQQLLEAQHRRLMPHPRRAQERMSVQPHRLHPSFDFSHQLQTPQPMGPQPRYLAEGTDWDLSVDAGLTHAQFQVRPVPQPYQHYLATPRVHHFPRSTSSTQVVVHEIRNYPYPQLQLLALQGLNPSRHTSAVRESYEELLQLEDRLGSVSRGAVQNTIERFTFPHKYKKRRPQEGKAEQDDGEESDTDEKCTICLSMLEDGEDVRRLPCMHLFHQVCVDQWLATSKKCPICRVDIETQLGSDS, encoded by the exons GTGCTCCCTTTCAAAGGTCTCAGCATCCCCATGCTACCTCCTGCCGGCACTTCCACCTGGGTCCCCAGCCTCAGCTCTCGGCCGACTTCGCCCTGCCTCACGCGGTGCAGTCGCAGCCGGGGCTGGCTCCCCACATGGCCCCCGCGCACCAGCACAGCGGCGCCCTGCACCAGCCCCTGCCGCCCGTGCCCGCCCTGCCCTTCCAAGACGTGGCCGGGCCCTCCTTCCTACCTCAGGCGCTTCACCAGCAAtacctcctccagcagcagctcctcgaGGCGCAGCACCGCCGGCTCATGCCCCATCCCAG gcGGGCCCAAGAGCGCATGTCTGTCCAGCCTCACCGCCTACACCCCAGCTTCGACTTCAGCCACCAACTGCAGACTCCACAACCCATGGGCCCCCAGCCCAGGTATCTGGCAGAGGGCACGGACTG GGACCTCAGCGTGGACGCGGGGCTGACCCACGCCCAGTTCCAGGTCCGGCCGGTGCCCCAGCCCTATCAGCATTACTTGGCCACTCCTCGGGTGCACCACTTCCCCAGAAGCACATCCTCAACCCAGGTG GTTGTTCATGAAATCAGAAATTACCCTTACCCTCAGCTTCAGCTGCTTGCTCTTCAGGGACTGAACCCAAGCAGGCACACATCCGCTGTGCGGGAGAGCTATGAA gagctgctgcagctggaggacagGCTGGGCAGTGTGAGCCGGGGCGCCGTCCAGAACACCATCGAGAGATTCACCTTCCCCCACAAGTACAAGAAG AGAAGACCACAGGAAGGCAAAGCTGAGCAAGACGATGGCGAGGAGTCAGATACCGACGAGAAATGCACAATCTGTCTGTCCATGCTTGAAGACGGAGAGGATGTCAG gcGGTTGCCCTGTATGCATCTCTTTCACCAAGTGTGCGTGGACCAGTGGCTGGCCACCAGCAAGAAGTGCCCGATCTGCAGGGTGGACATTGAAACACAGCTCGGCTCGGACAGCTGA
- the RNF165 gene encoding E3 ubiquitin-protein ligase RNF165 isoform X3 has product MVLVHVGYLVLPVFGSVRNRGAPFQRSQHPHATSCRHFHLGPQPQLSADFALPHAVQSQPGLAPHMAPAHQHSGALHQPLPPVPALPFQDVAGPSFLPQALHQQYLLQQQLLEAQHRRLMPHPRRAQERMSVQPHRLHPSFDFSHQLQTPQPMGPQPRYLAEGTDWDLSVDAGLTHAQFQVRPVPQPYQHYLATPRVHHFPRSTSSTQVVVHEIRNYPYPQLQLLALQGLNPSRHTSAVRESYEELLQLEDRLGSVSRGAVQNTIERFTFPHKYKKDSWGREQWHSSAACFSLLG; this is encoded by the exons GTGCTCCCTTTCAAAGGTCTCAGCATCCCCATGCTACCTCCTGCCGGCACTTCCACCTGGGTCCCCAGCCTCAGCTCTCGGCCGACTTCGCCCTGCCTCACGCGGTGCAGTCGCAGCCGGGGCTGGCTCCCCACATGGCCCCCGCGCACCAGCACAGCGGCGCCCTGCACCAGCCCCTGCCGCCCGTGCCCGCCCTGCCCTTCCAAGACGTGGCCGGGCCCTCCTTCCTACCTCAGGCGCTTCACCAGCAAtacctcctccagcagcagctcctcgaGGCGCAGCACCGCCGGCTCATGCCCCATCCCAG gcGGGCCCAAGAGCGCATGTCTGTCCAGCCTCACCGCCTACACCCCAGCTTCGACTTCAGCCACCAACTGCAGACTCCACAACCCATGGGCCCCCAGCCCAGGTATCTGGCAGAGGGCACGGACTG GGACCTCAGCGTGGACGCGGGGCTGACCCACGCCCAGTTCCAGGTCCGGCCGGTGCCCCAGCCCTATCAGCATTACTTGGCCACTCCTCGGGTGCACCACTTCCCCAGAAGCACATCCTCAACCCAGGTG GTTGTTCATGAAATCAGAAATTACCCTTACCCTCAGCTTCAGCTGCTTGCTCTTCAGGGACTGAACCCAAGCAGGCACACATCCGCTGTGCGGGAGAGCTATGAA gagctgctgcagctggaggacagGCTGGGCAGTGTGAGCCGGGGCGCCGTCCAGAACACCATCGAGAGATTCACCTTCCCCCACAAGTACAAGAAG GACTCCTGGGGGCGGGAGCAGTGGCATAGCTCAGCTGCCTGTTTCTCACTTCTAGGCTAG